In Phaseolus vulgaris cultivar G19833 chromosome 10, P. vulgaris v2.0, whole genome shotgun sequence, a single genomic region encodes these proteins:
- the LOC137817486 gene encoding uncharacterized protein, whose protein sequence is MPYYLGAFLAIALDWRAQARAKTKETSALQALQQEVATLKEEKESLSQGWACQEEVYKASLRSARELNVEACKRLHDAGQADAELLAQVASLKSKIAALEVAMRASEAQQKQMLEKAERELTAKMEALNLLQSEHGKFQAELDKLQVEKEVLEKQLASGDSTIEELERANKELIGEKETRDSTIERLEEARKKLIDNMADTFAEGFQEALAKAACENPGINTSNCNPFNHIVDGKVVPLDLGE, encoded by the coding sequence ATGCCTTATtatttgggggccttcttggccaTCGCCCTTGACTGGCGTGCTCAGGCCAGGGCCAAAACTAAAGAGACAAGCGCTCTCCAAGCCCTTCAACAGGAAGTGGCTACCctgaaggaggagaaggagAGTCTATCCCAAGGCTGGGCATGCCAAGAAGAAGTCTATAAGGCCTCTCTGAGGAGTGCTAGGGAACTTAACGTAGAAGCCTGCAAACGTCTACACGACGCAGGGCAAGCTGACGCAGAGCTCCTTGCTCAAGTGGCATCCCTCAAATCCAAAATTGCTGCTCTTGAAGTGGCGATGCGAGCTTCCGAGGCCCAGCAGAAGCAAATGCTGGAGAAGGCCGAAAGGGAGCTAACTGCAAAAATGGAAGCGCTCAACCTTCTCCAATCTGAGCATGGTAAGTTCCAAGCTGAACTGGACAAGCTCCAGGTGGAGAAGGAAGTTCTCGAGAAGCAGTTAGCTTCCGGAGACTCCACAATCGAAGAGCTGGAGCGGGCCAACAAGGAGCTTATTGGGGAGAAGGAGACTCGGGACTCCACCATTGAAAGACTGGAGGAAGCCAGAAAGAAACTTATTGATAATATGGCTGACACCTTTGCGGAGGGATTCCAGGAGGCCCTGGCTAAAGCCGCCTGTGAAAATCCAGGAATCAATACCTCCAACTGCAACCCCTTTAACCACATTGTTGATGGGAAGGTCGTGCCTCTCGACCTTGGGGAGTGA